A portion of the Salminus brasiliensis chromosome 11, fSalBra1.hap2, whole genome shotgun sequence genome contains these proteins:
- the LOC140565528 gene encoding odorant receptor 131-2-like, whose product MCTADCNSSWNDSSIDLLQLDSSVSLKNNIGLALTQTFMWPLIFINILMIFTFYRKQAFRNETRYILFAHTLMTDVLFLLMTNLVILFTYSVVLMPVALCIPFCMFMETVNSCTPLTITAMCVERYVAICMPLRHSAISTPSRTLAVIALIWIACNINPFVDVFILVSTVPQEYFLEPKICQYDIMTPEHWHRIMRGILYISDFVIILLIDFFCYLMIVRAARTASVDKKSARKGLRTISLHMLQLILCTSEIVCPYIEAEIIEIDIELYWAVSIFNFITFNVIARAISTLVYGLRDERFSAALLNYIKCKTNHISSEKKEPQF is encoded by the coding sequence ATGTGCACGGCGGACTGCAACAGCAGTTGGAATGACAGCAGCATTGACCTGCTGCAACTGGACAGTTCTGTCTCATTGAAAAACAATATAGGATTGGCCTTAACTCAGACGTTTATGTGGCCTCTTATCTTCATCAACATCCTCATGATTTTCACTTTCTACAGAAAACAGGCTTTCAGAAACGAGACCCGTTACATTTTGTTTGCTCACACCTTAATGACTGACGTACTTTTTCTTTTAATGACAAATCTTGTGATACTTTTCACATACAGCGTTGTATTGATGCCTGTGGCACTCTGTATTCCATTTTGCATGTTCATGGAGACTGTTAACTCATGCACACCGCTAACGATCACTGCAATGTGTGTGGAGCGCTATGTGGCCATCTGCATGCCACTGAGACATAGTGCCATCTCTACCCCCAGCAGAACTCTTGCTGTTATTGCTCTAATTTGGATTGCATGCAACATAAATCCATTTGTGGATGTGTTTATTCTTGTTTCAACTGTTCCACAGGAGTATTTTTTAGAGCCTAAAATTTGCCAGTATGATATTATGACTCCAGAGCACTGGCACCGCATAATGAGGGGTATTCTATATATTAGTGATTTTGTAATCATTTTacttattgattttttttgctaTCTGATGATTGTGCGTGCTGCCCGGACAGCCTCTGTTGACAAGAAGTCAGCAAGAAAAGGTCTGCGCACCATCTCATTGCATATGCTTCAGCTTATCCTGTGTACTTCTGAGATAGTTTGTCCTTATATTGAGGCAGAAATCATAGAGATAGACATTGAGTTATATTGGGCAGTCAGCATTTTCAACTTTATTACATTCAATGTCATCGCCAGGGCAATTAGTACGCTTGTCTATGGCCTAAGAGATGAAAGGTTTTCTGCTGCCCTGCTTAACTACATCAAATGTAAAACGAATCACATCTCATCAGAAAAGAAAGAACCACAATTTTAG
- the LOC140565529 gene encoding odorant receptor 131-2-like, with amino-acid sequence MCTADCNSSWNDSSIDLLQLDSSVSLKNNIGLALTQTFMWPLIFINILMIFTFYRKQAFRNETRYILFAHTLMTDVLFLLMTNLVILFTYSVVLMPVALCIPFCMFMETVNSCTPLTITAMCVERYVAICMPLRHSAISTPSRTLAVIALIWIACNINPFVDVFILVSTVPQEYLLEPKICQYDIMTPEHWHRIMRGILYISDFVIILLIDFFCYLMIVRAARTASVDKKSARKGLRTISLHMLQLILCTSEIVCPYIEAEIIEIDIELYWAVSIFNFITFNVIARAISTLVYGLRDERFSAALLNYIKCKTNHISSEKKEPQF; translated from the coding sequence ATGTGCACGGCGGACTGCAACAGCAGTTGGAATGACAGCAGCATTGACCTGCTGCAACTGGACAGTTCTGTCTCATTGAAAAACAATATAGGATTGGCCTTAACTCAGACGTTTATGTGGCCTCTTATCTTCATCAACATCCTCATGATTTTCACTTTCTACAGAAAACAGGCTTTCAGAAACGAGACCCGTTACATTTTGTTTGCTCACACCTTAATGACTGACGTACTTTTTCTTTTAATGACAAATCTTGTGATACTTTTCACATACAGCGTTGTATTGATGCCTGTGGCACTCTGTATTCCATTTTGCATGTTCATGGAGACTGTTAACTCATGCACACCGCTAACGATCACTGCAATGTGTGTGGAGCGCTATGTGGCCATCTGCATGCCACTGAGACATAGTGCCATCTCTACCCCCAGCAGAACTCTTGCTGTTATTGCTCTAATTTGGATTGCATGCAACATAAATCCATTTGTGGATGTGTTTATTCTTGTTTCAACTGTTCCACAGGAGTATCTTTTAGAGCCTAAAATTTGCCAGTATGATATTATGACTCCAGAGCACTGGCACCGCATAATGAGGGGTATTCTATATATTAGTGATTTTGTAATCATTTTacttattgattttttttgctaTCTGATGATTGTGCGTGCTGCCCGGACAGCCTCTGTTGACAAGAAGTCAGCAAGAAAAGGTCTGCGCACCATCTCATTGCATATGCTTCAGCTTATCCTGTGTACTTCTGAGATAGTTTGTCCTTATATTGAGGCAGAAATCATAGAGATAGACATTGAGTTATATTGGGCAGTCAGCATTTTCAACTTTATTACATTCAATGTCATCGCCAGGGCAATTAGTACGCTTGTCTATGGCCTAAGAGATGAAAGGTTTTCTGCTGCCCTGCTTAACTACATCAAATGTAAAACGAATCACATCTCATCAGAAAAGAAAGAACCACAATTTTAG